Sequence from the Candidatus Thioglobus sp. NP1 genome:
GCTTGGATAATCTGTATAGCCAATTATAATAACGCCGTTGTCTGTCACAATGCGTTCATCAACAACAGTCAACTTGCAATTTCCACCCTTTTCAGCAGCTAGATCAATAATTACTGAGCCTGTTTTCATGCTTTCAACCATATCTTTAGTCCATAGCTCAGGTGCTTCATGATTAGGGATCAAGGCTGTAGTGATGACAATATCCATCTCTGGGGCAATCTCAAGAAACTTAGCTAATTGTGCAGCAGTGAATTCTGGTGAAGATACTGCTGCATAACCACCAGTTGATGAGCTATCAACCTCATCATCAGCAAAATTAAGGAATATAAATTTAGCCCCCATAGATTCGACCTGTTCAGCTACTTCTGGGCGGACATCAAAGGCATAGGTTATTGCACCAAGGGAGGTTGAAGCACCAATTGCAGCAAGTCCAGCAACACCGGCACCAACTACTAGGATTTTTGCTGGCGGAACTTTACCTGCAGCAGTCATTTGACCAGTAAAAAAACGGCCAAAATTGTTACTAGCTTCAATCACAGCTCGATAGCCCGAGATATTGGCCATTGATGAAAGGGCATCCATTTTCTGGGCACGGCTAATTCGTGGCACCATGTCCATAGCAATCACATTGGCTTTTCTAGACTTTGCTAGTTCCATCAACTCCTCATTAGCACCAGGATAGAAAAAGGAAATTAACGTCTTGGAGCTGGAAAGTTTTTCAATCTCAACTTTGTTTGGTGGGCTAACCTTAACAATAACATCACTCGCCTCAGAGAGATCTGCAGCATTAGTAGAAATTTCAACACCCACAGCTTTATATTGCTCATCATTGAAACCTGCTGCTTGACCAGCGCCTTTTTCAATAAGACATTCATGGCCAAGCTTTTGCAACTGAACAGCGCTATCAGGTGTTAGTGCAACGCGCAGCTCACCTGTAGAAATCTCTTTGAGGGCTCCAATTTTCATAATTTTTGTCCTATATAATTTTCATCAGTCCAAAGAGTATTGGGCTCTCTGTCTCTATCTATTTCTAAAGGCTCATTACCATATCTTTGTCTCATATGAAACTCAGAAATCTGAATAGGTTCGTATGTATCAAATACAAGCTTTCCCTTAATTAAAAATGCTAATCTTTCAGAGATTGAAACATCTTTAATAAGAATTTCAACTAGATTTTCCATATCTTTGGCAGCCA
This genomic interval carries:
- a CDS encoding Re/Si-specific NAD(P)(+) transhydrogenase subunit alpha; its protein translation is MKIGALKEISTGELRVALTPDSAVQLQKLGHECLIEKGAGQAAGFNDEQYKAVGVEISTNAADLSEASDVIVKVSPPNKVEIEKLSSSKTLISFFYPGANEELMELAKSRKANVIAMDMVPRISRAQKMDALSSMANISGYRAVIEASNNFGRFFTGQMTAAGKVPPAKILVVGAGVAGLAAIGASTSLGAITYAFDVRPEVAEQVESMGAKFIFLNFADDEVDSSSTGGYAAVSSPEFTAAQLAKFLEIAPEMDIVITTALIPNHEAPELWTKDMVESMKTGSVIIDLAAEKGGNCKLTVVDERIVTDNGVIIIGYTDYPSRMAAQASMLYASNIRHMITDLTPEKDGVIMHDMEDDVIRGATVVHSGEITYPPPPPKVQAIATPPKERIPEKTTEEIRADEISAFKKQTKTQVILLAVGGALMFLVGSYAPASFMQHFIVFILAVFVGFQVIWNVSHSLHTPLMAVTNAISSIIILGAILQISSTSSLVVILAGISVFFAGINIFGGFLVTRRMLAMFQKS